GGGTCCATGTGGCCAGAGTACTGAGAGAAGGGAATGGGGAGCCCAGTGGTCCACAGTGAGGGAAACACTTCTTTCCCCCACCTCACATGCTGGGTATTTAGGGGTAACTGCAAGTGAGAATTCTCTGAGGAAGGGgtgaggaagagacagagggaagtGCTTCACGATGATGGCCTGggagactcactaaggaaaactGAAACCAACCTCTTTTAAATCCACTTGCCACTTTCTTGGGTCAATGTCAAACTCACAAGACAAATACCATTCTCCTCATCCATGAAAATGAGAGCTGGTTGAGGCAGTCTTACATTCTTGAACTATCACCTAAATCCACCCCAAGCCCTGCTTTCTACCAAGTAAGAGGCACCTCACAAAACATCTTCCATGcagttgaagaagatggaagaagaggcaAGGTATGCTGCCCAGTGATTGGCCATGATTTTAACTGCCATGGAAACAGAGTTGAGTTTCTAAAACACACTccatttaaacatttctctagcCACCATATTAAAGTGTTTTCTGAGTTTGCTGTCTCCTAGAAGTGGTCTAATGACTTGAACTTTCAGGATTCCTTCATAAGGAGGTAGGTCACTCAAAGTCAATATGATTCTCAATTATATTGACCTTCAGGTCACAGAGGGTGAATTTATATCCTTGAAAATCAGCTACAGGGTGAGAGAAAGATCAGGACAAGTGCCGGCCAATGCCTGGAAGAAGGGAGCCTGGAGCTGCGATGGAATTCGGCCAGCTTTAGATATTAGCAAAAACACAAATGCCCATGTTATAACAGGAGAAGACTGCATTGCCATTTTCTTCCAGCTCCCAAGTACTATACAGTGTGCTCCTTTCAAGGAGAGCAGACCCTGCCATAGAAGAGAATGGTTTGGGTTTTGTTGTGTctgatgaaaaagagaaaaggatgatTGGCATTAAATGTCACCCAGGATGGTGTGCCCTTTTCCATGCCGACAACTCCACTGGCTGCAACTGCCTGTGTGCCATTTTCATCCACCTCCACAAAGGTTTTATGGACAACTTTGGACAGGTACAAATTGGGACTTGGAGAGATTCCAGTCAGATCAGCCTTTGTTTCATCAAAGATATCCGTGATGCCCATGTCTTGTAGAATAGAATTGAGGTCATAGCTGTCTTCCAGGGTGAACTGGGGAAGGGAGACGGCTACACTTTCTTCTGACATATTTTCAGAACTGCTCCAGGCCACTATCTTTTCATAGGTGATATTCCTTTCCAGCtacaagaggaagaaaataacatttaagaTCAGATTATGAGCCTGCCACGAATACCCCAATTACTTCAAAGAGTCTGAGTCTATTTCAACAGTCAGTAACAATCTTCAAGGTCTTTCCCTAAGCCTTAAAATACTCTGATTTCATTTAAAACTCCTCCAAGCAAATCTCTTTCCTCTTTAAAAGTTCCAGGATAGTTTGGGTTCCAGCATTCTTTGGTGTCTGAAAGACTAGTGTTCAAAGCCCACCAAAGTTCAGTTGAATATGTTGGGTGAGCTTGGCCAAGCCTTGACATTCTGAAGTTCAatctcctcttctataaaatggagatactaTCATTAGGCTACTGcaaggattaaacaaaataatgtatgtaaactATTTAACATAGGCCAGGCATATAACAAATTTTGAATAAAGATTATTATTGTAATTACTATACCAGCATTTCTCTGCCActgtctctctatttctctcttcatccACATGACCATATGGATTCCTACCTCACAAGTAATCTATTCCAGTGTCAGCATCTCCACCTCTGTCAAGGCAGAGGCACCTAAAAGCAGGATTCCACTAAAGGTCTTTAACTGAGCAAAAGAGTCTGAGTAGAAGGCCAAAAGTCAAGTtgttcagagaaaaggaaaagccatTTCATTTGTAGCAATTTTCAAGTTACTCAGCATCCAGATTCCTAAATCcggaaaaaataatttcagagagcTATGAGATTAAAGAGGAAACTCCTATACAACATTTTTGGCATTTGTTCTTTAGTTCTAAACAAATGAGGAATAAATATCTCAACAAATTCAGattcttaaatattctttgatATCTCTTATAGCTCAGCTACCATCCTTCCTCAGTGTGATAGATGGTAGATACCACTGCTTTCCAAAGAtctataatgaaatattttgtagaGACATGAAAATGAAAGTCTACCTCTTCCAGGCCCTTCAAGTTATCTGCAGAGCAAGATGGAAGCAGGATGAACATGCTGAGCTCCCCCTTGGTATACCTCATTTCAAGGATCTGTGCCTTCAGCTCCTCTATGAAGCCGATTCTAAATAGACCTTTTTGATTCATCATCTTCACAGTCTTCTTTTCGTTCTGTAGTAGACAAGGTAGAAAGTGACAGGACTGCTATGATAACCTCACAAACTCACATGGTCCTCAACTTCTCTGAAAACAGGGGTCCATTAAAGCTTCACCAGAAGTTCTGAGCCACACTAGTGATCCAACCAAAGAGAGTCCTCTGCCCACTGGTCAGCTGGCCTTTCCTTTACCAACACTTTATCTTCCCATGGTTTTAATCGGTTCTTCAGCTTCCAAGACCACTTGTTGGTAGACTGTCTTTCCAGGCATCTACCCACAGCCTAGCCAGCAGAAACAAGCCCTGCCAGCTCTCTGTCTTCCATACCTGTTCCATCCCAGTCACTTGGCCTCATGTGGCCCCCTGCACCTGCTGGCCTGAATGCCCCCACCACAGTGCCAATGGGAACCTTGGTTAAATGATAACCATCTACATATTAAATTAACAACACTTGTTCCATAGGCTTCCATCAGAGGAAATGGCACCACTCCAGGCActttaaatctcaaaataatctcAAGGTATGTAGGGGGTCATGAATCTACAGATGAGGATGTACAGCACTTGAGAGAGGAACATGGCTAGCAAGTGCTGGCCTGGGGCCtgactcttccctttcctcccatTCTGCAGCTTGGTGGCTTGAGGCAAACACTCACAGAGTGAATCCTAACGTGAATTTGGCTAAGTAACTTAACCTTTGCATTTTTTCTCCCTCAACTcctaaatgggaataataataacatccattttcataacattattttgggaacaaatgaaataatgagCGGAAAATGCtcagtgcagtgcctggcacaaaaatGCTTAATAAACTTCAGGTACTGATTTTTGTACTAAATGTTCTTATTATACATGTAAGCTGTGACCCAGTGATCTAAGTTTTAGATTTGAGTATACACACTGCAAATCATTCTGAGTGGAAATTCTGAGTGGAATATCTAATGTAGTACCTCATTTAGAGAGAAATGTGCATCAACTGTGTTTTCACAGTcgaaatatttttcccatttggcCTTGAAGTAAACAGCATTCACTAGCACCAGCACGGTTGCATTGGTAAGAGTTTCCTTTCTGAAGAGTTCCTTGATtttacctaaaaaagaaaaagtgccaGAGAATATCCTGAATATGAACTGTATGAAAAGTACTCAAGTAGACATATTTCTTTTAATGCAGCTTAACATCCCCAAGGCTAGAGAATGTCCCATTGAAGAGACACGCTGACCCCAGAAAATTGAAAGACTCATAGTCTGGGGTGGGATGGAGGTAGAGATAAGggtgggagagatgggggaggcgCCCTCTCACTAAGAGGGGCCCATTCCAAGCACTGTAACTGGGGGAATTTCCTCTGATTCTCTGTATCACCGTGGTTGGAACTTGTCACCAGACATCTTATGCCATGGTTGACCTTTCAAATTATGTATCCTACCACTTATTATATCATATAGTCTCCTTGAGAAAAAAACACTGTTGTATAAACTTCCTATCTCAAGCACTTACCatagaagatgaaaaaaatgcaTACAAATTCTTGCATACAAacaaaaatgcatataaatatatgggGCCATGATAGAAAACTGATTTTCTAGGGACTTTCACATGCCCTCTCTCATTTCATTCCACATCAACCCTGAGAAGGAGGTATTGTTATCCCTTCTTTATAGTAGAATAAACTACAGCCAATGAGAGGAGAGGCCACAGAGCTAAAAAGCAGCAAGGCCGATGGAGATGAGTCCTGGGGCCTTCCCGCTCCTGGCCTGGTTCTGCGGCTCCTCCCACAATAACCAGCCCTAAAGCAGACTGGAAAAGCCCATGCTATCAGGCAATAGTCCATCCATCATTTTCCACCTCAGAATACTAAATCCTCAGTTACTTGAATGCATGTCAAGGCCTTAAAATGAGAAGATCTTTCCACCTCAAGAAGATTTCCACTTAAATCCCATAGCAATAGATTATGTTGACATCACCTACACTTAAAATACTTTGGGAGAGTTAACTAAGTGAGGAGAAACTAGATATTCATGGCTTAGTATTACTTTCTCCAGTGAACCACTTTCCTCTTGGCAACTGAGTGGAACCTTGAAGGAATGAGAATTTCTATGGCATGtggaagaaataaggagaaataatttTGGAGTTTGGGTGCTTCCCCCAAGGAAAGGCCAGACAGGGATATCCCAGCCCCAAGCCAACGTGAGGAGgtcaagagacaaggaaggaaattcatcaaatggaagagagaatcagaAAGCATTGCACCGGACACCAAACTGAAGCAAGTCAGACATCTTCCCCAGGCCATCCATCACTGAGAACATGTGCAAACGCCCTGGGACATGGTCTTATTCTGAAGGCAGAAGAAGTGATGCACTATGTGTGTTCCCTCATGTACTCCAAACTTTTCATTGCACAGAAGCATCTTTCTCAGACCCACACTGTAGTCAAAAAAATGCCCTGATCCATCCAGCAGTTTGATCTGACCCCAAGGAAGCCACTAACCTTTAGGCCTGAGGGAAAGAGTTTATTCTGTTTCTCAAGCCTACATATGCTCTGGTAGAAGGAAGCGGTCGCTAAGTCCTATCCAGGGTACCAGCATCAAGCGGGCTGACATCCTCCCTTCTTCTCCATAGAAAGCCAACAAAACCACAGACCATTTCTCCCCGTGTGTGAAACACAAATCTGGGGAGGTTTGAGTCTCCAACACAGGGATGGTGGGGCATGAATCTAGTGGGGACATGGTTCAGGGGGACAAGACCACTGCAAGTAAACAAGAAATAGGAAAGGGAAAGGTTTAAAGGAGAAGTTGAAGCCTCTCACTTGTTGGCTACACTGAGTTCAGAACACAAAGGCTAATCCTTAAACAGCAATAACTACAATAAATAACACTTCTAACCTGAGGACACAAACCTTGTTCAAGGATCGTTTATCTGTTTtagaaatcctttttttaaaaaaaacctaaatcATGGATTGGGTATATTCCCATTTTGGAAAATCTTTAATTTGTTTGaaaaattgcattaaaatatttgacaTGTTACGAGGAGACATAAATGGGGTGTCAGAAAGGCAATTTCTTTATTTGGGCTTATTGTCTCTGCTTTGCATTTGAAGAATCAAGATGTTCAAGTTAAGGTACTGTGAGTCATTCTTGATGACCCGCTGACTCTCATTAAACCATCCATCCTATCCAAGTGACTGGTAAAATCCTTCTGATCTACACCTCAATATCGCTCAAATCCATCCAGTTCTCACCATCTCCACCAGCACCACCTGGTCCAAGCTGCTAGCACCTCTCTCTTGTTCTTCTACAATGATGCTCTATCTGCCATCTGCACCTACATGCCCTCCTGTCCACTTCCAATCTGTTCTCCGTTGGACAATgagtcttctttttaaaaacacactctCTGTCTTAAACCTTCTCTAGCTCCCCTTTGTTCTTAGTTCATCATGTGAAGCAACACTGAAAACTTTTATACTTGAGTGGGTTCTTATTAAGGCAACATGAATTTGTATATTAATTACAAGTACATATGAGACACTAAGACACCTACTATAGATTTGAAACTCCTTCCAACtcaattaaagaatatttttaaacgtGCTGTATTGTTTTTGTTGTATGACAGATGTTGGAAGTCCAAGAAACAGGGTCCTAAATAATTCTAATATGACAGACGAACTCCAATGTCAGTGGATATTTTACAGGGAAGATGAGTTTTGATTCTATGAGCAACTGAACCTTCAGTGCTGAAAACACTGGTGTGATTCAAACAACGACAACAATCAATGCATACCATCAAAAGGAAACTCTAAACTATGATGAATGAATTAGAAGCATTagaaatattgaaacaaaaaatagaactTATGAGGAGAAACCATTTAGAACGTGAAACTATGGGTTCCATTTGCTAAAGAAAATACAGCTTTAGAGAATCATGGAATTTCATAGAGGCAAGAGATCTTCTCTCTTCTActccatcattttacagatgtggctGCTGAGAACCAGAAAGGTTATCAACACAAGGTCATTTAACTAAGATCTTCTCTTTTCTActccatcattttacagatgtggctGCTGAGAACCAGAAAGGTTATCAACACAAGGTCATTTAACTAAGATCTTCTCTTTTCTActccatcattttacagatgtggctGCTGAGAACCAGAAAGGTTATCAACACAAGGTCATTTAACTAATTTAGCTGCAGTCAGGCCC
The nucleotide sequence above comes from Equus asinus isolate D_3611 breed Donkey chromosome 7, EquAss-T2T_v2, whole genome shotgun sequence. Encoded proteins:
- the SERPINB12 gene encoding serpin B12 produces the protein MDSLVAANTKFCFDLFQEIIKDDYHKNIFFCPLSLSAALGMVRLGARSDSARQIDQVLHFNEFSQNESKEPDPCLKSKAQEVLVDSSPEEQKETTGSLNLQAASSGDESALLSCYFGQLLCKLDRIKVDYILSIANRLYGEQEFPICPEYTDGVIQFYHTTIESVDFKKDTEKSRQEINFWVESQSQGKIKELFRKETLTNATVLVLVNAVYFKAKWEKYFDCENTVDAHFSLNENEKKTVKMMNQKGLFRIGFIEELKAQILEMRYTKGELSMFILLPSCSADNLKGLEELERNITYEKIVAWSSSENMSEESVAVSLPQFTLEDSYDLNSILQDMGITDIFDETKADLTGISPSPNLYLSKVVHKTFVEVDENGTQAVAASGVVGMEKGTPSWVTFNANHPFLFFIRHNKTQTILFYGRVCSP